The DNA window CATTCCCACCATTATTAATTGTAAAGGTATAGGAACCAAGGTATCCAGTGGAACCGTAGAAGGAAAGTGCACCTGTACCATTGGTAGAATTTGCGTTAGAGACGTCATAGAAAACCTTGTAGCCGCCTGTTATAACAAGAGCATTTCCAGAACTAGGTGATGTCCCTGAATAAGATACCGTCCTGAGCATAGCAGGACCAAGGGAAATCTCGCCTGATGCCCAATTGCTCTTACTGGTTATTGCATACTTGGCTCCTTTTATCTTGACAACGTCACCAGTCACTAAATTGGTATCTGTGCTTGTGCTGAAGTCAGAAACCTTGTTCTTGCCGATATCATTAAAAAATCTGACAACACCGTTAATGCCATCAGCTACATACACGCCATCATAGAGAGTGTAGTCAACACTATCTGAAACCTTACCGTTGCCGTTGGCATCATACTTCATACTGCTGTCATTACCGATATAGGCAATGTCTCCACTCTGTGCGCCACTAGTACCAAGCTTGAGCGTAGTAGTAGCATTACCAGAAAGAGAGCTACTTAGCCATGTATCAACAGCGTCTCCAGCTTCATTTAGATTATCTGAACCGTAGCTAACAACAACATCTCCGCCAACACCGCTCACATTCAGTTTACTGGCCACTGCCTCTTTTATGACATCTGCACTATTAGTATCAGCGATTTTACCCGGAGCGTTCTTACCAACTACAAGCTGAGCCTTCGCCACACCATTTGAAGCGAGCATGCTTGACTGAAAAGCAGAAGGCATGCTAATGGCTGCTGCCATTCCTACAGTAGCACCCACAAAGAGGGCTCCTGTAACTATTGCACCTATCTTTTTTATACTTACCATATTCAACCTCCAATATTTTCTTTTATATATAACGTCCCAAAGGGGGGTATTTATACCTTTCGCTAATTGGTTTATGACAGTTTTAGAGAAATGCTGAAGACATATAAACCTTTCGGGCTGATAGGTATATCACCCATATATTACCCTCAGCCTTATATATTCTATTATTGAGGTAGAGTTATTATAAAAAATCGCTTAAAGTTAGACTCATTGTTATCCACTTACGGTCTTTTATCCTCTTCGAGTCGCTTAATCCTCTCCTCAAGCTTCTCCATTTTTTCGCTGGTTTCTGTGATGGTGGTAATTCTTTCTGGTAGGTGATATATCGACATATTTTGATTTTGATTTTGTATATTTTGATTTATGCTGATGTTGATTTGCTTGAGTTCTTGTTTTATACTTCTTGACTCATCCTCTACAATCCTCTTTAAAAGGTAAATTAAAATAGCTATGGCTCCAGTTATGATATCCTGTAAAGAAATGGCAAAAGGAAGAATCATGGCCCCACAATTAGCACCTTATTTTTACGTTCCTTGTCTTCTAATACTACATCCATATTTTCCTCTTTGGCTTTTAATCGGACCTGATAGAAATTAAGAGCTCTCCTGATAATCTCTGCCATCGACACTCCCTCCTTTTCAGCATATTCCCTGAGAACACTGGTTTCTGCAGGTGGAAAGGTTATTGTATATTTCTTCTTTTCTTTTTCAACCGATTTTTTCTCTTTTGCGTCCATAGTTTTATACCTTCATTTATTACTATTGAATATACAATAGATTAACATGCTAAAATCATTGTAAAAAACATAGTAAAAATCTCCATCTGTATTCAGAAAAAATAGACAGGGAAGGAACTGTCTGAAGTAACGCCTGTGAAGATTCCCATTGGAGATTCGAAAAAGCATGAAGCTCACAACTCTTTATTAGTGGGTAATTGACATCTCTCTTTTTCTATTATTGAGGTAGAGTTATTATAAATGTTGTACCTTCACCCACCCTGCTCTTAACATCTATTGTGCCTTTATGTGCCTCAATAATCTTTTTCACCACAGCAAGACCGGTGCCTGTGCCTGAGTAGGCTCTTCTTGTGCTGGGGTCAAGCTGGGTTAATGGCTGGAATATCATATCGATTTTGTCCTCTGGAATGCCTATGCCCGTATCACTCACAACGATTTTTACATTCGAGCCTTCCTTTTCAACCTCTATTAAAACCTCGCCATCTGGCTTATTGAATTTTATGGCATTGTCTATCAAATCTCTGAGTATATGTTTTATTTTATCTTCATTTGCCTTAATTTTACTAACGTTTATTTTTGTCTTTATCACAACTCCTTTTAAAGCAGCCATTTCCTTTTTCATAGCTATTATTTCATCAATAATCTTTTCAATGTCAACTTCAGACATATCTTCAGGTCTTATTTCAACATCAAGTTTTGAAACCTCAACCAGGTCTTCAACTACATATTCCATCCTGATAAGTGCACTTTTAACCTGTTTTAGATAATCTTTTATCATATCGGGTTCGTTCTCATACATTGCCACATCTATAAAACCTTTGGCAAGAGTTACCGGCGTTAAAATTTCATGCGACACATTGGATATAATATCTCTCTTGAGTGTATCCAGACTTTTAAGCCTGTGATAAGCTTTCTGAAGCTCTTTATTCCCTTTCCTCAGCTCTTCTTCAATCTCTTTCTTTTCCGTTATATCGCGAAGTATAGCCACTACCCTGACTCTACCTTCTATCTCAAAAAGAGAGGCAGTATGTTCCACCGGAAACCTTGTACCATCCTTTTTTAGCCCTTCAGCCTCAATTATATGGCCTTCCCGTGCCAGTTTCTTTGTTTTTAATACCCGCCTGTAGGCTTCTCTCGGGACATGTCTGTACCCCTCAGGCACAATAAGCTGGTCAAAACCTCTGCCCAGAGCCTCCTCCTTCTTATATCCGAATAGCTGCTCCGCTGCCGGGTTCCACAGGATTATGTTTCCATTCTCATCACCCACTATAATAGCGTCATTGCTTGCATCAATGATGCTCCTAGACTTTGCCTCTGACTCTTCCAGTTTCTCAAGGATTTCCTTTTTCTCTGTCATATCTCTAATAATAAAAGTAGTTACCACTGAAGAGTCAACCTCTGTTTTAGAGAAAGAGAATTCAATAGGAAAACTCTCCCCATTCTTTCTAAAACCATAGCATTCCCCTGTTTTTCTATGAACAGGAGACTCCTTATTAATCTCATAAATGCAATCTGCAATTATTCCAAGCCCTGTGATATCCTTACCGAGAACTTCCTCTTTGCTATAACCAAATACCTGCTCCGCCGCCCTGTTCCAGACAACTATCCTGCCTTTTTTATCCACAGAAATTATTGCATCAGGCGAGGTCTCAACAAGGTCTATGTATTTTTTAATGTTTTCATTTAGATTATCCACCATTTTATTGAATGCATCTCCAAGAAGGCCAAGCTCATTATTTCTTTTTATATTAACCTTTGAATTGAAATTACCGCTTCCAATATTTTTTGCTGCCTCTGTCAAATCTAAAATAGGAGAAGAGAGCCATTTAATACTGAAATATACAAGAACAATAATTAAAAATATAGATATAATCATGATTCTAAAAGTTTCTTCTTTCAATACATTTATATTGTAGAAAGCAACTTTTTCAGGTATTTCGACCGCAATAATCCATTTAAGTTCAGGTAAGCAGGTATAGGCTCCCAGAACCTTTATTCCCTTATAGTTATTATAAATACCATTGACACTTCTGGAGTTATTTCTGCATTCTTCTAAAGGAATCTGTGATACTTTAAAGTTTATATTTTTTTGAAACGCAGAGTATATTACTTCGCCCTGAGTGGTACCTATATAAAAGTTAAGGTTATTTACAATTCCAGGCGGTACTGATTTATTGACTTTATGCAAACTAACCATATACAAAGATGAGTTTATTAATTCCTCGAGACCCCTCATGTCTACAAAGTTTACAATTACTCCTATAACCTTACCTGTGGTTATTGATTTTATAGGAGAGGCTATTGGAATAATTCTCACACTAATTAAATCAAGCTCATCACTGCCTATATATGGCCTTTCAAGCCCCTTTACAAAATATTGTTTATGCGCATCAACCTCTCCAATCTTGCTTTCAGATGTTGAAGCGACAACCCTGCCCTCCATGTTATAAATATTTATATAACGGATTTCTCCATGAAGTGGAAGCTTATTCTTAACAAGATACTGACTCAGTACAACTTCAGTTTGTTTGTGTCCACTCTCAATCTCCTCAAGAGAATTTCTTATAAAACCGTCTGAACCGAAATCTTCTGTTATTCTCTTCTCCATCTGTACAAAATGAAGCACACTGCTTCCAAGAGTTGTTGATATAATATGAGATTGAATTAAAATTTCTTCTTTAAGAGCATGCTTTGAAACTTTAATTGTTTCATAACTGTTTACTAAAAGAGGGATAGTTGATACTAAAAGCAGAACCACTGCCAGCTCCAGAATTATACTTCTCCGTGGCAATTTTAACAGCTTATCCACCACCATCCCAATCCCAGAAGATAGACAGAATTTCTATCTCAGACCATATATCTTCCCAGATATCCCTTAAATTATATCAATAAGAAATATATCTGCATATATTCTATCAATAGCTTCTACCCATAATTACCTGTTTTTTAGCCTTTTCATCGCATCCTATACAGCTACCTTCTACCTCTTCCTCCAGTATACCAAGAATATCAACGTCAGCCCTTTCCTCAATGTCCATACCACAATCCTTTCTCCCACACCAGAGAGTCTTTGCAATACCTTTCTTCTTATAAACAACTTCTTTAACATTTTCTATACTGTAAACCTTAAATATCCTGCTTTCCAGATATTTCTGTGCTCTTTCCGAAAGATTTTTTTCAATATCTTTCAGAACTTCCTCCACCTTCCCTCTGAGTTCTTCTCTTTTAACAGGAGACTTTTCCCCTGTATCTCTTCTAACAAAGGTTACAACCTGATTTTCAATATCTCTTATACCGACTTCAAGTCTTAAAGGCACCCCCTTAATTTCCCAGTCATAATATTTCCTCCCTGGCCTTTTGTCTCTATTGTCTATGTGAACTCTATATTCCACGAGTTCCTTCTCTATTTTCTCAATTTCCCTGTTAACCTCATCTATGTGACCTTTTTTCCATACAGGTATAATCACCACCTGAACTGGAGCAACTTCCGGGATTAAAGATAATCCTGAATCATCACCGTGAAGAGACAATAGGGCTGCAATTACTCTGTCGCTCATTCCATAGCAGGTCTGATACACATACTCCTGCTCTCCTTCCAGATTTTCAAATGTGATTTCAAAAGTTTTTGCGAAGTTCTGACCGAGCTGATGCACTGTACCTATCTGAAGCGTTCTTCCGTCAGGGAACAGGGTATCAAAGGCAAGAGTATAATCCGCACCAGGAAACTTGTCCCATTTCGGGCGTCTGCTCAGTATAAATGGTATTCCAAGGGCTTTGAATATGGATGAATAGCTCTCCACACCCTCCTTTACCTGAGCTTCCGCCTCTTCATAGCTTCCATGGCAGGTATGAGCTTCACAGAATGTTGTAATCTCTCTGAGTCTTATTAAAGGCCTTGTGTGCTTTGTCTCATATCTGAAGGTATTCACAATCTGATAGATTTTCACTGGAAAGTCGGCATGGGAACGAATCCAGAGAGCGAACATCGGGTAAACGGCAGTCTCTGAAGTTGGTCTCAGGGCAAGTTTAACCTCAAGAGGGTCTCTTCCACCATGGGTAACCCAGTAAACCTCATCCTCAAAGCCCTTTATGTGCTTTCCCTCCTTTGCAAGCTCGTAGTCCGGAATTAATAATGGGAAAAGGGTTTCTTCATGAGCACGTTTTTCAAGTTCATTCCTGATTGTAGCAAGCACATATCTGCGAATTTTAAAGCCATAAGGCAGCCAGACATAAATCCCTTTAACAGGATATCTAATGTCTAGAATCTCAGCTTTCTCAATAATATCGCTGTACCATTCTCCAAATCTGTTCCTCCACTTCTCTTTCATGCCATCACCTTACAAGAGTCAAAAGCAGAGCATTTCTGATTCCAGGCCCTATTCCAATTATAAACATTGTAACTTTAATAATTCTGTAATAGGTCACCTCTGTCTTTCCCTCTTCTTTATACCAGTTCTCAAGAATATACAGGGCAAGCCCAACAACAAGCAGCTTCATGGGGTACATTATCAGGGCGGTGCCTGTTAAATGAATAAGATATCCTGCAACCATGTGCTCCTCGCTAAAACCGAAATATGTCATGCCTATAAAGGTGCCACTGGCATCAAGAAAATGAGCAAAAAATATCAGATAGTTATACCTGACACTGAGAAATTTAAGTTTAGGGTGAAGTTTTGAGAAGCCATATACAATGGCAGATGCTATTGTTGCAAGGGCAACAGGCGCGAAAAATCTCAGAGGCGAGAACATGTGCTGATATAATTTATAAAATACAGGTAGAGACGTAATAGCTCCCAGAAATAGCGTGATTTTCCAGTAGGGTATTTTAAATCTGTCCTGTACAGCAAGGGCTATTGTAATAATGATTAAACCATATATGATACCCACAATATAAATTCCAGGGGTTACGCTCCACCACTGGGATTTTCCAACCACACCAGCATCGGCAAGCAACCTGACAAGAATTGCAAAAATTATCGGTGCGGCCAGTGCCTTTGTGAAGTCAGCATCAAATTTTACTTTTTTAAAGTAGTAACTTTTTAAAAGATAAATTACAACTGCCAGAATAATTATCGCTATTATGTAACCTTCGGGACTGTACACAGGATTGTATGCAAACATGACAACACCATAAGCTAGTTTACCACTATTACTTAAATGCTTTCCTTATATTTCCGTCAGATAATTTTAACAGAATTTGCCAGTTTGGGTAATACAGCCTTATGGACGTTTGATTGAGTTATAAATAAGAAAGTGGGGACACCGGGACTTGAACCCAGGTCAGCGGGTTTCTCTCGCGAGAATCGTCTGGAGCCCGCCATGATAGCCGCTACACTATGTCCCCGTATTGCATAGAAGAGCTATGCCTTACCTTAATAAAGATTTTTTGAATTTTGCCTATGGTTAAATTTTGAGAATAAGTTAATGAAATTCTATATGAAGATTTACAGAGTTGAGAGAGAGGTAATTGTTGCAGTGTGCGATGAAGAGCTTCATGGCAGGCTCTTTGAAGAGGATGGGGTCAGGCTGGAGATAAGCAAACATTTTTATGGAAATGAACTCTTTTCAGAACTGGAAATTGTAAGTGCCCTCAGAGGAGCCACAATAGCCAATCTCTCAGGAGAAGAAGCAGTTGCCATAGGAATAAGAGAAGGCCTTATAGATAAATATAGAGTGCTGAAGGTCAGTGGAGTTTCCCATGCCCAGTATGCAAGACTCTAATCCATTCCATCGTAAAGGCTATCAACCTCTTTTTTCTGCTTTTTGTCTTCTATTATCTGATTTTCATTGAGAGTCTTCCACTCCTCGACAATCTCCGGGTCACCTCCTGTGATTTTACCCTCAAATCTATCTATTTTCACAAGAGCAGGAACCCTGACCATAAGTCCGAGAACAACAGCTTCACCCACATTCAGAGAGCTGAGCTGCCCTATAAGGTCATCGCTTAGTCTTTCACTGGTCTGCTGGACATGCCTCTGGTCGCTGGGCTCAACAATACGCATAATTATACTGTTATTTGCCTGGGAGAGAGAATTGGAATCAAGACTTTTTGGACGCTGGCTTACCAGACATAGCCCAAGCCCGAATTTCCTGCCTTCTCTTGCAACCCTCTCAATCCAGTACTTTGACAGAGTTGGTCTGTTGGCGGGAGCAAGAAGATGTGCCTCCTCAAGAATACAGAAGACAGGTGCAACTTTTCTGCTCTTTCTGAGATAAAGCAGCTTTCTAAGCATATGGCTGACTATAACATCAGCATAGTCTTCATCCACACTTCCAAGGTCAATAACATTTGCCCTGCCCAGTTCAAGCTGTTCATACATATCCCCTGCATAGGCATCCACAAGCCCCTTATATTTGGATTCAAAATCCTCCACCTTATTTATAACACCAACAACAGCACTCTTCTCACTCTGGGTGAAATTCCCTTCAGATTCCTGAATCTCCCCAAGAGCAAGAACAACTTCCCTTATAAAATCCCTGCCACCTCTGGATATTCGCTCCCTGGCTGTTTGATATGCCTTTCTCAGATATCTTTCCTGAAGATGGGCCTCTTTTCCAATATCGACAAGAATCTTGAATTCATCCGGCGATAGATAAATAGGATTGAGCCTTGGCTCTATTTTCTTAACACCTCCACTGAACTCAGCATCAGTGTATTCGGAATGCATATCAAAAATTAAAGGCATTCCACCAAGTTTGATAATTCCATCTATAATAATACTTACTGTGTTTGACTTACCTGCACCCGTTATTGCAAGAATTGATAGATGCCTTGTTATCATTCTCGAGGCATCAACCCTGACCTCAACTTCAGGGTTTGAGAGAAGTGTGCCCAGGCGAACATTACCACTGGAAAAAATCTTTCTCAGAATTTCAGAATCTGCTTTTTTTACCCTTGTCCCGGGTGGTGGTGCAA is part of the archaeon BMS3Bbin15 genome and encodes:
- a CDS encoding hypothetical protein (S-layer like family, C-terminal region) encodes the protein MVSIKKIGAIVTGALFVGATVGMAAAISMPSAFQSSMLASNGVAKAQLVVGKNAPGKIADTNSADVIKEAVASKLNVSGVGGDVVVSYGSDNLNEAGDAVDTWLSSSLSGNATTTLKLGTSGAQSGDIAYIGNDSSMKYDANGNGKVSDSVDYTLYDGVYVADGINGVVRFFNDIGKNKVSDFSTSTDTNLVTGDVVKIKGAKYAITSKSNWASGEISLGPAMLRTVSYSGTSPSSGNALVITGGYKVFYDVSNANSTNGTGALSFYGSTGYLGSYTFTINNGGNGKYANATVGGSAIVDNTTTKKLNSVSGLNLGDFGSKYNIYLVKLSNSTVTTPWVSMVFVDKDTTATVTDGQSGFMGYGAAWINHGGSSTSGKMLLLSDPLQLVKGGAVDVPGTLYEAKYSPTRGLNIKLKIDKSQPSGATWKSTKYSFLGENVNIKTSGGTAATPELAIVNEDTASSSMNHVLIGGPVANKMTAQLVESGASKVDWYNSSGNIEVVSGHPAAGMYSIIVAGKARTQTRAAADALAAWL
- a CDS encoding ribbon-helix-helix protein, copG family — protein: MDAKEKKSVEKEKKKYTITFPPAETSVLREYAEKEGVSMAEIIRRALNFYQVRLKAKEENMDVVLEDKERKNKVLIVGP
- the pdhS gene encoding cell-division control histidine kinase PdhS — protein: MVVDKLLKLPRRSIILELAVVLLLVSTIPLLVNSYETIKVSKHALKEEILIQSHIISTTLGSSVLHFVQMEKRITEDFGSDGFIRNSLEEIESGHKQTEVVLSQYLVKNKLPLHGEIRYINIYNMEGRVVASTSESKIGEVDAHKQYFVKGLERPYIGSDELDLISVRIIPIASPIKSITTGKVIGVIVNFVDMRGLEELINSSLYMVSLHKVNKSVPPGIVNNLNFYIGTTQGEVIYSAFQKNINFKVSQIPLEECRNNSRSVNGIYNNYKGIKVLGAYTCLPELKWIIAVEIPEKVAFYNINVLKEETFRIMIISIFLIIVLVYFSIKWLSSPILDLTEAAKNIGSGNFNSKVNIKRNNELGLLGDAFNKMVDNLNENIKKYIDLVETSPDAIISVDKKGRIVVWNRAAEQVFGYSKEEVLGKDITGLGIIADCIYEINKESPVHRKTGECYGFRKNGESFPIEFSFSKTEVDSSVVTTFIIRDMTEKKEILEKLEESEAKSRSIIDASNDAIIVGDENGNIILWNPAAEQLFGYKKEEALGRGFDQLIVPEGYRHVPREAYRRVLKTKKLAREGHIIEAEGLKKDGTRFPVEHTASLFEIEGRVRVVAILRDITEKKEIEEELRKGNKELQKAYHRLKSLDTLKRDIISNVSHEILTPVTLAKGFIDVAMYENEPDMIKDYLKQVKSALIRMEYVVEDLVEVSKLDVEIRPEDMSEVDIEKIIDEIIAMKKEMAALKGVVIKTKINVSKIKANEDKIKHILRDLIDNAIKFNKPDGEVLIEVEKEGSNVKIVVSDTGIGIPEDKIDMIFQPLTQLDPSTRRAYSGTGTGLAVVKKIIEAHKGTIDVKSRVGEGTTFIITLPQ
- the proS gene encoding proline--tRNA ligase — protein: MKEKWRNRFGEWYSDIIEKAEILDIRYPVKGIYVWLPYGFKIRRYVLATIRNELEKRAHEETLFPLLIPDYELAKEGKHIKGFEDEVYWVTHGGRDPLEVKLALRPTSETAVYPMFALWIRSHADFPVKIYQIVNTFRYETKHTRPLIRLREITTFCEAHTCHGSYEEAEAQVKEGVESYSSIFKALGIPFILSRRPKWDKFPGADYTLAFDTLFPDGRTLQIGTVHQLGQNFAKTFEITFENLEGEQEYVYQTCYGMSDRVIAALLSLHGDDSGLSLIPEVAPVQVVIIPVWKKGHIDEVNREIEKIEKELVEYRVHIDNRDKRPGRKYYDWEIKGVPLRLEVGIRDIENQVVTFVRRDTGEKSPVKREELRGKVEEVLKDIEKNLSERAQKYLESRIFKVYSIENVKEVVYKKKGIAKTLWCGRKDCGMDIEERADVDILGILEEEVEGSCIGCDEKAKKQVIMGRSY
- a CDS encoding AAA-like domain protein — translated: MSILGLCIGESSPGSAVFISKTMPGMGEYVVLEYDGMKILGMTEGIVRGSPSITGDIIDPDVVERILKFEGIDEQYVRGRVKLLGDIEKLEIPKIAPPPGTRVKKADSEILRKIFSSGNVRLGTLLSNPEVEVRVDASRMITRHLSILAITGAGKSNTVSIIIDGIIKLGGMPLIFDMHSEYTDAEFSGGVKKIEPRLNPIYLSPDEFKILVDIGKEAHLQERYLRKAYQTARERISRGGRDFIREVVLALGEIQESEGNFTQSEKSAVVGVINKVEDFESKYKGLVDAYAGDMYEQLELGRANVIDLGSVDEDYADVIVSHMLRKLLYLRKSRKVAPVFCILEEAHLLAPANRPTLSKYWIERVAREGRKFGLGLCLVSQRPKSLDSNSLSQANNSIIMRIVEPSDQRHVQQTSERLSDDLIGQLSSLNVGEAVVLGLMVRVPALVKIDRFEGKITGGDPEIVEEWKTLNENQIIEDKKQKKEVDSLYDGMD